The window CGGCAACGCAGCACGACCTGCGAGCGACGGACGGCGACGGTCGCGCCGATCAACTGCAGATCGAACAGCACGTTCCGGTGCCCAAGAACCGTGGCGTGATCTACGGCGATGCCTTCGGCGAATCGCTGGCCGAGGACGGCCGCGCTTCGATGAAGGCCGTGGCGGGCGTGTCCTTGAGCCTGACCGGCCCCGGCGTGCCGCGCGGCACGAATTCCAACGTTGGCGGACGCTTCCGCTTTGGTGACCTGGACCGTGGAACCTACAAACTCACCGCAACGGACGGCGACGGTCGCAGCTATTCGGTCGATGTCGAGGTGCTTCCCGGCGTCGCCACGCGCGTCAACTGGCTGATCGATCCGCGCAAGGACAACGGCGTCTACCCCTCCTGGGCGTCCGTGGCGGTGGACGACGGAGCACCGAACGCCGACTTCGACGGCAACGGCTTCGTCGGATTGAGCGATCTCGATCTGGTGCGCGCCAACCAGGGCCTCGATCCGGAGAAAGCCACCGGTGACCTGAATGGCGACGGCGTCATCAATCAGCGCGATGTGCAGGCCTTGAAAAAGGTCTTCGGTCGAGCGGTGATTCGAGTGCCGGCCCTAGTGCAGGCGCAGGTCACCCCGGGCGGCAGCACCGCGGACCTCGGCAACGGTTCCGCCTCGGTGGTGTCCGGCGAGGGATACACCAAGGGCACCCTCACCCGCACCGCCAACCCCGGGGTGGTTCGCTTCACCGTGCTCGAAGACCGCGGCAAGGCCTATTCGCCGGAACTGGGGGAGTTCACTTTCACCGAGAACAAGGACAACCCCACCTGGGTCGAAGTGGACCTCAATACCGGACTCGTGCTGGATGGCGAGATGACCCTGCTGTTCAACGACGGTCCCTTCTTGGACGGCGCTTCGGCGACGGCCGAGATCGATAGCGGAGCGGTCGCCCTGGCGGCCGGCGGATTCTGCGCCTACCGCATGGTGCAGGTCGAAGGCGTTGTGAGGGCGGAGTTCGCTCCGTTCCTGGCGGCGGAGACGACCTTCGCAATGGACAAGGGCGACGAGAAGAAGGAGGATGTCGCCTGCGCCACGGTGGCTGCGCCGGTCGGCGATCCGCTGTGTGCCCAGGGCGGCACCAAGTGTGCGGACGACGGTGCCGACTGTGCCTCCGGCGGTGCCTGCCGCACCTGCAAGAACATCGTCACCGGCGACGCCGGCGGCGTCCGTTGCCAAGGCTGCTCCTGCTTCCCCTAGCTGGGCAGAGCGAGTCATGGGGTTCGACGAAGGGCACCCAGGGCGGAACCGGAGTCGGGCGATCGTCGTCGGCTCCGGTCCCGCCGGCTTGCTGGCGGCTCTCGCCCTGCGCGAGACCTTCCGGCAGGTGTGCGTGATCCACCGCGGCGCCTCGCCGGTCGCAGCTCCCCTCTCTCGACGTGACCCTGGCCGTGCGGTGTCGAACGATGCTGCCTTGCTCTTGCTGGCGCCCGGCAGCGAAGCGTTGGAAGACTTGTCGCCCGGCGCCGTCGATGATCTCCTGGAAGCCGGGGCGGTTTCCTTCGAAGCCGGCGCGGGCTTTCGCTGGCGCAGCCGAGGGTTGGAAGCGGGAGGCGCTCCGAACGGGCTGGAAACGCTCTCCGCGAGCCGGTGCTTGGTGCGTTCGGTGTTGGCGCGTCGCCTGGAGAAGCTCGGTGGCGTGCGATGGGTTTCCCGCGCCGAGGTGATCGGTCTCGACGTCGCCGAAGGCACCCAAGAAGTGCGGGGTGTGTTCTATCGCCGCCTCGACGGTGCCGACGAAGTCCAGTGGCGGGGGAGCGGATTGGTGGTGGACTCCTCCGGCCGGTCCGAGGCGGTGGAAGGTTGGTTGCGGCGGTCCGGTTTCCCGCTGCCGCCTCGGTGCACCTGGGGAAGTGTCCGGGTGGGCTTGCGCAGCGTTTGCCGGTGGCCGGGAGGCCTCGGCGAGCCTCGCCACACCTGGCTGGTCGAGGACGGCGCCGTTTCGGCCTCGCTCCAGCCGGTCGAGGAGGGTCGCTGGGTGGCGACGATCAGCCGGCCGGCGCACCTGCCGGCTGCCGCTTCGTCGGTGGTGAAGGAGTTGGCTTCGGTCTGCGAGACCTTGGGCGCGCCGAAGGAGGTTCTCCTCCCTCCCCCGCGATGGCGGCGGGAGCAGGATTCCACGCCGGGTCGGTTTCTGGCCTTCGGAGATGCGCGGATTTCGTTCGACCCGGTGTTCGGTATGGGCTGGACGCTGGCGGCTCGCAGTGCCCGGCGGTTGGCGCACCATCTGCGGCAGGATCCTTCCCTCGCTCATCTCCGGCGCTGGCAACGGAAGATGCGGCCGGAGCTGCGCCGTGCCTGGTGGGTGCAGCGCTGGCGTCGCCGACTCTCGGGAGTGAAGGGAGCACCCTTTGCCGATCCCTTCCCCAAAGGGCGCTGGGCGCAATCCCGGTTGTTGCGGGTGTTGAATCTGGTGGATTCCCCGAGCCGGCTACTGGCGCCCGGGTTGTGGCACGGCTTGCTGCCCGCTCGCCCCACGGCGCGGTCTGCGGACCGGCCGGTGGTGGGCGCCGCTACGATGGGCTGAGGGCTCTCTCCAGGAGCGCGCGGGTGAGCGCCGGATTGGCGGCACCGCCGGTTTTCTGCATCACCTGACCGATGAAGAAACCGAAGAGCGCCGTCTTGCCGGCGCGGTACTCCGCCACTTCTTTGGGGTGAGCAGCGAGGACTTCGTCGACCACCTTCCCCAGAGTTCCTTCGTCGGCGATCTGCCCGAGGCCCTTGGTCTCGATGATCGCGTCCGGGCGGCCCTCGCCGGCGGCCATCGCCGCAAAGACCTCCTTGGCGGCCCGGCCGCTCAAGGTGGAATCCTCGATGCGCGCCACCAGTTCGCCGATTTCGGCGCCGCCGAAGGGCAGGTCCTCTTCGCCTCGCTCCTTCACCACCCGCAGCGCTTCGTTGACGATCCAGTTGGCGATCGGTAGCGGTGCGTCGTGGGCGGCGATCGCCCGTTCGAACAGGCGGCCGGCGATCGGTTCGGCGGTCAGCACCTCGGCGATGCCGTCGGGCAGTCCGAAGGCGCGCCGGTAGCGCTCGAGGGCGGCGCGCTGTTCGTCGGACCACACCCGCTCGACCGGTGGTGCCGGGGCCGTCGGCGGCTTTCTCTCTTCCTTCGAGGTTCTCTCCGTCGCCTGCGGCGCAGCCGTCTTCTTGGCCCAGGAGTCGCGCAGCGAGACGATGCGGTTGAACACCCGGCGTTCGTCGGTGGTGCTCTCCGGCTCGAGGTAGAAGTAGCCGTGGCGCTCGAACTGGAAGCGCTCGCCGGGCTCCGCCGTCGCCAGGCTGGGCTCGGCCTTCGCCCGGTCGTGCACCACCAGCGAGTGGGGATTGAGATAGGCCTTGAAATCCTCCTCCGCCAGATCCGGCCGCTCGATGGTGAACAGGCGATCGTAAAGGCGCACCTCGATGCCCTGGGCATGGTGGGCCGACACCCAGTGGATGGTGCCCTTGACCTTGCGGCCGTCCGGCGCGGCACCGCCGCGGGTTGCCGGATCGTAGGTGCAGCGCAGCTCAACCACCTCGCCCGTCTCGGGGTCTTTCACCACCTCTTCGCAGCGGATGAAGTAGGCATAGCGCAACCGCACCTCGCGGCCCGGAGCCAGCCGGTGGAAGCCCTTCGGTGGGTCCTCGGCGAAGTCCGTTCGCTCGATCCACAGCTCGCGGGAGAAGGGGAGGGGGCGCGTTTCGTCGCCGGGCACATCATGCGGAAAGTAGGGCGCTTCGAGTGCCTCTTCGCCCTCTTCCGGGTAGTTGACGATCACCACCCGCAGGGGATCGAGGACCGTCAGCACCCGCTTGACCTTGGGGTTGAGGTCGTCGCGAATGGCGTGTTCGAGCTGCGCCACGTCCACCGTGCTGTTGCTCTTGGCAACGCCGATGCGGTCGCAAAAGGCGCGGATCGCTTCCGGCGTGTAGCCGCGCCTCCGGTAGCCGGAGAGGGTGGGCATGCGGGGATCATCCCAGCCCTCTACGTAGCCGCCCTGCACCAGTTCGAGAAGCTTGCGCTTGGACAGCACCGTGAAGCTGATGTTGAGGCGCGCGAACTCGATCTGCACCGGCCGGTAGGTGGTTTGCACATGATCGAGAACCCAGTCGTAGATGTCGCGGTTGTTCTCGAACTCCAGGGTGCACAACGAGTGGGTGATGCCCTCCTGTTCGTCGGACAGGCAGTGTGCAAAGTCGTACATCGGGTAGATCGGCCAGGCGTCGCCGGTGCGGTAGTGGTCCACATGGCGAATGCGATAGAGCAGCGGATCGCGCATTTTCATATTGGCCGACGCCATGTCGATCTTCGCCCGCACGGTGTAGGTACCGTCCGCAAATTCGCCGGCGCGCATGCGCTCGAGAAGGTCGAGATTCTCGGCCACCGGGCGGTCGCGATCCGGGCTGTTGCGGCCCGCTTCGGTCACCGTGCCGCGATAGGCCCGGATCTCTTCCTCGCTCAGGCTGCAGACGTAGGCGAGGCCCCGCTCGATCAAATAGACGGCGTGGCGATAGAAGATCTCGAAGTAGTCCGAGGCGAAGAACCTTCGCTCCTCCCAGTCGAAGCCCAGCCAGCGGATGTCCCGCTGAATGGACTCGACGTATTCCGGGTCCTCCGTCGAGGGATTGGTGTCGTCGAAGCGCAGGTGGCACACGGCGCCGGGAAACTCCCCAGCGATGCCGAAGTTCAGGCAGATCGACTTGGCGTGCCCGATGTGAAGATAGCCGTTCGGCTCCGGCGGAAAGCGGGTGACCACCCGGCCGTCGTTTTTGCCGGCGACGAGGTCGTCGCGGATCAAAGTGCGAATGAAATCCGTCGGTTCGGAAGCGGGGTTGTCGCGCTGGCTCAAGGGTCAAGCTCCTAAAGTGAAAAGCCCCGCCGAAACGGGGCTCCTCAAGACTAGCGCACTGGGGCGGTGCTGACCATCGGGACCCCACGGAATCCGGCAATCAGGCTCCCCCGATCACGGCAGGCCCTTCCGCATCGGCTGCCGCTCGCCGTAGGTCAGCGACCGCCACAGCCACTCCGCCGGCCCGAAGCGGTAGCGCTTAAGCCACCAGTGGCTGAACAGAATCTGCAGTCCGAACAGGCAGAAGGTCATCACCAGTCCGGTGGACGTGGGCACCCGGCCGTAGAGGCCGAAGCCATAGGAGTAAGAAAGGGTGGTCATCAGCA is drawn from Acidobacteriota bacterium and contains these coding sequences:
- a CDS encoding glutamine--tRNA ligase/YqeY domain fusion protein codes for the protein MSQRDNPASEPTDFIRTLIRDDLVAGKNDGRVVTRFPPEPNGYLHIGHAKSICLNFGIAGEFPGAVCHLRFDDTNPSTEDPEYVESIQRDIRWLGFDWEERRFFASDYFEIFYRHAVYLIERGLAYVCSLSEEEIRAYRGTVTEAGRNSPDRDRPVAENLDLLERMRAGEFADGTYTVRAKIDMASANMKMRDPLLYRIRHVDHYRTGDAWPIYPMYDFAHCLSDEQEGITHSLCTLEFENNRDIYDWVLDHVQTTYRPVQIEFARLNISFTVLSKRKLLELVQGGYVEGWDDPRMPTLSGYRRRGYTPEAIRAFCDRIGVAKSNSTVDVAQLEHAIRDDLNPKVKRVLTVLDPLRVVIVNYPEEGEEALEAPYFPHDVPGDETRPLPFSRELWIERTDFAEDPPKGFHRLAPGREVRLRYAYFIRCEEVVKDPETGEVVELRCTYDPATRGGAAPDGRKVKGTIHWVSAHHAQGIEVRLYDRLFTIERPDLAEEDFKAYLNPHSLVVHDRAKAEPSLATAEPGERFQFERHGYFYLEPESTTDERRVFNRIVSLRDSWAKKTAAPQATERTSKEERKPPTAPAPPVERVWSDEQRAALERYRRAFGLPDGIAEVLTAEPIAGRLFERAIAAHDAPLPIANWIVNEALRVVKERGEEDLPFGGAEIGELVARIEDSTLSGRAAKEVFAAMAAGEGRPDAIIETKGLGQIADEGTLGKVVDEVLAAHPKEVAEYRAGKTALFGFFIGQVMQKTGGAANPALTRALLERALSPS